In Papaver somniferum cultivar HN1 chromosome 1, ASM357369v1, whole genome shotgun sequence, a genomic segment contains:
- the LOC113356488 gene encoding uncharacterized protein LOC113356488, protein MGDQFDSSQPKLYAEKLQGRRTLPSTTIDLSKLPNPTVKEGKPAVILPQEYYEEGCEVWRFSLIGILDFKDINFTDAKKELESQWQLGNGRVQFIPMVRGFFIIKLLSQEDKNKIFDAEAWIVDHQKLNLLEWYPSFDPQKQKTSHATVWVKFPGLPMEFWLEKTLLAMAKTIGTPIVVDQRTLAHEYGYYASVLIDINFAELDTDSIHVTVGGLDFWQKFDIHKRPKFCSYCKIIGHADGECRKKNNSANQQYGNARPNSRQNRSDNRTADLRYGDGTSNGAVIDGQDWQVAQRKKRKSAPHIPVVPEVHKRVDEAFNEEYTVQLEKAKQLEIVIAKSKADMEAASVELARTKQVLDSNSVLVESGLVGETRTLQTKSGLVGNQIPNLDRTNSSTPLCDEFMAGEQLLTRNKFNLLKSTDGTSSSLEDRGALSSLETNKMRSLQTNCKGNKTGDQQAAQSKQVSYIDSSLGKRDAKGSSPRIMPGEQVKITKPSKPGF, encoded by the coding sequence ATGGGGGATCAATTTGATTCTTCCCAACCTAAACTGTATGCTGAAAAACTTCAAGGAAGGAGAACGTTACCATCAACAACTATTGACTTGAGCAAGTTACCAAACCCTACGGTGAAAGAGGGTAAACCAGCTGTGATTCTGCCCCAGGAATACTATGAGGAGGGTTGCGAAGTGTGGAGATTTAGTCTCATTGGGATACTGGATTTCAAGGATATTAACTTTACTGATGCGAAGAAAGAATTGGAATCTCAATGGCAGCTTGGGAATGGTCGTGTTCAGTTCATCCCTATGGTCAGGGGTTTCTTCATTATCAAGTTACTATCACAAGAAGATaaaaataagatttttgatgCTGAGGCTTGGATTGTTGATCACCAGAAGCTTAATCTTTTGGAATGGTACCCTAGTTTTGATCCTCAAAAACAGAAAACATCTCATGCTACTGTTTGGGTGAAATTTCCTGGTTTACCTATGGAGTTTTGGCTGGAGAAAACGTTGTTGGCTATGGCTAAAACCATAGGCACGCCAATTGTTGTTGATCAGCGCACCTTGGCGCATGAATATGGCTACTATGCATCAGTCCTTATTGATATCAATTTCGCTGAACTTGATACTGATTCTATTCATGTAACAGTGGGTGGTTTGGATTTTTGGCAAAAATTCGACATCCATAAAAGGCCTAAATTCTGTTCGTATTGCAAGATTATTGGTCACGCTGATGGAGAATGCAGGAAGAAGAATAATTCTGCTAATCAACAGTATGGTAATGCTCGTCCAAATTCTCGTCAGAATCGAAGTGATAATCGTACTGCTGATTTACGCTATGGCGATGGTACTTCTAATGGCGCTGTAATTGATGGCCAAGATTGGCAGGTTGCACAGCGTAAGAAAAGGAAGAGTGCTCCTCACATTCCTGTGGTTCCTGAAGTACATAAGAGGGTGGATGAGGCTTTTAATGAGGAGTATACTGTTCAGCTGGAGAAAGCTAAGCAGTTGGAGATTGTAATTGCAAAGTCCAAAGCTGATATGGAAGCTGCATCGgttgaattggcgagaactaaacAGGTGTTAGACTCgaattcagttttagttgaaaGTGGCTTAGTGGGTGAAACTAGGACACTACAAACTAAGTCAGGATTGGTTGGAAATCAGATTCCAAATCTTGATAGGACTAATTCTTCAACTCCTCTTTGTGATGAGTTTATGGCTGGTGAACAACTTCTGACAAGAAACAAGTTCAACCTACTTAAATCTACGGATGGTACGTCGTCTAGTCTGGAGGATCGTGGTGCGCTGTCTTCTTTGGAAACAAACAAAATGCGGTCTCTTCAAACTAATTGTAAGGGTAATAAGACTGGGGATCAACAGGCAGCCCAGTCTAAACAAGTTTCGTATATTGATTCAAGTTTAGGAAAACGAGATGCTAAAGGAAGTTCTCCTCGTATAATGCCTGGAGAGCAAGTGAAGATAACCAAGCCATCCAAGCCTGGTTTTTAA
- the LOC113356501 gene encoding uncharacterized protein LOC113356501 yields the protein MDTFMENTQAYLSLSNSDVEETSDEEVASNTSDEEAVPRYDDMVLNNPIIRASRELKNDERLDIYQYLLTHSNNGRVKRGSIPRVAGIFKTSVSTVSRIWNRSKENHNSNMPADVSSRKPTRVGRKRVEIDRDRVLAVPLNRRTCIRTLAAEIEMSTTTLHRRIKEGKVKPHTSAVRPALNDDGKIKRLNYCIDMLDTSTFNSKPMFKDMFDYVHIDEKWFNMTKISQRYYLLPDEPKPHRECQSKRFIPNIMFTAAIARPQYDSSGNLIFDGKIGIWAMVKKVPAARNSKNRKADTLETKLIDPVDKKVSMEFLIDKVLPAIRAK from the coding sequence ATGGATACTTTCATGGAAAATACTCAAGCTTACCTTTCTTTATCAAATTCTGATGTTGAAGAAACGAGTGATGAAGAAGTAGCATCCAATACTAGTGATGAAGAGGCAGTACCAAGATATGACGACATGGTTCTTAATAATCCAATAATAAGAGCATCAAGAGAACTCAAAAATGATGAACGTTTAGATATCTATCAATATCTGTTAACCCATAGCAATAATGGAAGAGTTAAAAGAGGTTCCATACCAAGAGTTGCTGGTATATTCAAGACGTCTGTTTCAACTGTTTCTCGTATTTGGAatcgatcaaaagaaaatcataACTCAAACATGCCTGCTGATGTATCTTCTAGGAAGCCAACAAGAGTTGGTCGCAAACGTGTGGAAATCGATAGAGACAGGGTACTGGCAGTTCCATTGAATCGCCGTACTTGTATTCGCACATTAGCGGCAGAGATAGAGATGTCAACAACAACATTGCATAGGAGGATAAAAGAAGGCAAAGTCAAGCCACACACAAGTGCAGTAAGACCAGCTTTGAATGACGATGGAAAAATAAAGAGGTTAAACTATTGTATTGACATGCTTGATACAAGTACTTTTAATTCTAAACCAATGTTTAAGGATATGTTCGATTATGTACATATTGATGAAAAGTGGTTTAACATGACAAAAATATCGCAGAGATATTATCTTCTTCCCGATGAACCCAAACCTCATCGTGAGTGTCAAAGCAAGAGATTTATTCCTAATATTATGTTTACAGCTGCAATTGCACGTCCGCAATATGATTCCTCAGGGAATCTAATTTTTGATGGAAAAATTGGCATATGGGCAATGGTTAAAAAAGTGCCGGCAGCAAGAAACAGTAAGAATAGGAAAGCCGATACACTTGAAACCAAACTGATTGATCCAGTTGATAAAAAGGTTTCAATGGAGTTTTTAATCGACAAAGTCCTACCGGCAATTCGTGCTAAATAG
- the LOC113310874 gene encoding succinate-semialdehyde dehydrogenase, mitochondrial-like, with protein MGGKIHSLGMKFYEPTILGEVNNEMLIARTCCLCFQINVQRSWRVSEALEYGIVGVKEGIISTEVAPFGGVKQSGLGREGSKYGMDEYLEVKYVCMGNMGGNA; from the exons ATGGGTGGTAAAATACATAGCCTTGGGATGAAATTTTATGAGCCCACTATACTCGGTGAAGTCAACAACGAGATGCTCATAGCAag GACTTGCTGCTTATGTTTTCAAATAAATGTCCAACGTTCTTGGCGTGTATCTGAAGCACTTGAGTATGGAATAGTTGGGGTCAAAGAAGGAATAATATCAACAGAG GTGGCGCCGTTTGGAGGAGTTAAACAATCTGGTCTTGGACGAGAGGGTTCCAAGTATGGGATGGATGAATACCTGGAG GTTAAGTACGTGTGCATGGGGAACATGGGTGGTAATGCATAA